A window of Calliopsis andreniformis isolate RMS-2024a chromosome 3, iyCalAndr_principal, whole genome shotgun sequence contains these coding sequences:
- the LOC143188988 gene encoding uncharacterized protein LOC143188988 isoform X1, whose amino-acid sequence MSYSYIKYSSSMSSRGRGFNSRGGSSYRGRGGGSGNEWNSGSTGGNMSSRGGYSSSRGGRFKYSTTSYDSRSKYNSGGSERYSSRGGRGEHSNSYKRPRDSYSGRDEHRSSSDSTRKRMRSDSYQGGGSGSGSQRYSSSYGGSSTSTPYDDNKGSSSSAVYEDKRQSERASSYHRSEDRHSASRSYAPPPPPRISEMAPPTQRYTSSRGRISHQSSNYRGRISTRGSGRGGGFHRMSSRSDVVMARKRTLHSLDYRRKLLGSRSRDYIQRVRMTTTKMRRSSGTTRLSGSKKESGSGTSMKDKDREMTKAINAEFSDDDEEDDDNKSNWDDDEKPHERDDEEDEEEEEKKKKDEKRKKEKQDRERQNTEDEEEKEDEVKEEDDDRKHEDDEDDGDDEERDENEKGEHGRNTGSEELPSRRDGRKFIKLTCPHCAHRSVTFKEYSLHLYSGRHSAAMRRIASQHKATLTRMRVLQRQEQRRVETRDAARGTLPSRTMFCPICKLNYRSLKAVHQLSDSHRQMKRFLTPFCRICRIQFRSPMLFETHVCSLDHIKRKSALKERMNAGNGEAEADSSGPEEDDKEVNLDNFMTLDSVGDVDAEDEESTEKKKEKTENEGTNDAEKKPKSKQMIKVGAEYIKRVEVQFCELCKVYLPRSENSERAIALHCSTRSHLKRYVRDNDDKALRRQAERIHLQSSSSANATSTPNAINTTENAKSPTNSEVPSANNALLTTTTDSINTNESGSSIKTEPKLNISESEKNTKDNKNGQAEEDDDDDYPGDSGDKLWDDVDKDLGDILRETEAGGKSSDDEDSRYDRFRNSEKKIGKDKERENEKNEIDEKETVKKQEPKVKLEKIDI is encoded by the exons ATGAGTTACAGCTACATTAAATACAG CTCTAGTATGAGTTCTCGTGGCCGTGGGTTTAATTCTCGCGGAGGTAGTTCTTATAGAGGACGAGGTGGTGGTAGTGGAAATGAATGGAATAGTGGATCCACAGGAGGAAATATGTCTAGCAGAGGAGGTTACTCCTCTTCTAGAGGAGgaagatttaaatattcaacaacCAGTTATGATTCTCGTTCAAAATATAATTCTG GAGGATCTGAAAGATATTCTAGCAGAGGGGGAAGAGGTGAGCATTCGAACAGCTATAAAAGACCTAGG GATTCTTATTCTGGCAGAGATGAGCATCGATCGTCAAGCGATTCAACCCGTAAAAGGATGAGAAGTGATTCTTACCAG GGTGGAGGTAGCGGTAGCGGCTCACAGAGGTATTCTTCGTCGTACGGTGGTTCGTCAACGTCAACACCATATGACGACAATAAGGGATCATCATCCTCGGCCGTGTATGAGGACAAGAGACAGAGCGAGCGTGCCTCGTCATACCATCGCTCAGAGGACCGTCATTCAGCGTCACGGAGCTATGCACCTCCACCACCCCCTCGGATTAGCGAAATGGCACCTCCAACTCAAAGATATACCTCGAGCCGAGGGCGAATATCGCATCAAAGCTCAAACTACAGAGGTCGCATTTCCACACGCGGCAGCGGCAGAGGGGGTGGATTCCATCGCATGAGCTCTCGATCGGACGTCGTCATGGCTCGCAAGCGTACTCTGCACTCGCTCGACTATCGACGCAAGCTGCTAGGATCGCGATCGCGAGACTACATCCAGCGTGTGCGCATGACCACTACCAAAATGCGCAGGAG TAGCGGTACTACTAGGCTATCCGGAAGTAAAAAGGAGTCAGGATCAGGAACCAGCATGAAGGACAAGGATAGAGAGATGACCAAAGCTATTAACGCTGAATTTTCCGATGACGATGAAGAAGATGatgataacaagagtaattgggaTGATGATGAAAAG CCACATGAACGTGACGATGAAGAAGATGAAGAGGaggaagagaaaaagaaaaaagatgagaaaagaaagaaagagaaacaAGATCGGGAAAGGCAAAATACTGAAGAcgaagaagaaaaggaagatgAGGTGAAAGAAGAAGATGATGATCGAAAGCATgag GATGATGAAGACGATGGTGATGACGAAGAAAGGGACGAAAATGAAAAAGGAGAGCATGGTAGAAATACTGGTTCTGAAGAATTGCCTAGTAGAAGGGACGGAAGGAAGTTCATTAAATTAACTTGCCCACACTGTGCTCACAGGAGTGTTACTTTCAAAGAGTACTCGCTACATTTGTACTCCGGTCGCCACAGTGCTGCGATGAGGCGAATCGCTTCTCAACATAAAGCCACTCTGACTCGTATGCGAGTCTTGCAACGACAAGAGCAACGACGCGTGGAGACACGTGATGCAGCGCGTGGTACTTTACCTTCTCGTACCATGTTCTGTCCCATTTGCAAGCTTAACTATCGCTCTCTTAAAGCTGTGCATCAACTATCAGACTCTCATCGTCAAATGAAGAGATTCCTCACTCCATTTTGCCGTATCTGTCGTATCCAATTTCGATCGCCAATGTTGTTTGAAACTCACGTGTGCTCTTTGGATCACATTAAG AGGAAAAGCGCGTTAAAGGAAAGAATGAACGCCGGCAATGGTGAAGCTGAAGCTGATTCAAGCGGACCCGAAGAAGATGACAAGGAAGTTAATCTCGATAATTTCATGACTTTGGACTCTGTGGGTGATGTTGACG CAGAAGATGAAGAGTCGactgaaaaaaagaaagaaaaaacggAAAACGAGGGTACAAATGATGCGGAAAAGAAACCGAAGAGCAAGCAGATGATCAAGGTTGGAGCGGAATACATAAAACGTGTTGAAGTACAATTCTGCGAATTATGTAAGGTATATCTGCCGCGTAGTGAAAATAGCGAAAGGGCGATAGCACTCCATTGTTCAACAAGAAGTCACCTCAAACG GTATGTGCGAGATAATGACGATAAAGCATTACGTAGACAAGCAGAGAGAATACATTTACAATCATCGTCATCTGCCAATGCTACTTCTACACCAAATGCCATTAATACTACGGAGAACGCTAAATCTCCAACTAATTCTGAAGTACCATCTGCAAACAATGCATTATTGACAACCACAACTGATAGTATTAATACTAACGAATCTGGTTCTTCGATAAAAACTGAGCCAAAATTAAATATATCTGAATCAGAGAAGAATACGAAGGATAACAAAAATGGGCAGGCTGAAGAAGATGATGACGACGATTATCCAGGTGACAGTGGCGATAAATTGTGGGACGATGTTGACAAAGATTTAGGGGATATTTTAAGAGAAACAGAGGCAGGTGGTAAATCAAGCGATGATGAAGATTCTCGTTACGATCGTTTCCGTAATTCAGAAAAGAAAATTGGGAAGGATAAAGAGAGGGAGAATGAGAAAAATGAAATAGATGAAAAAGAAACCGTAAAGAAGCAAGAGCCAAAAGTAAAACTTGAAAAGATAGATATCTAA
- the LOC143188988 gene encoding uncharacterized protein LOC143188988 isoform X2, translating into MSYSYIKYSSSMSSRGRGFNSRGGSSYRGRGGGSGNEWNSGSTGGNMSSRGGYSSSRGGRFKYSTTSYDSRSKYNSGGSERYSSRGGRGEHSNSYKRPRDSYSGRDEHRSSSDSTRKRMRSDSYQGGGSGSGSQRYSSSYGGSSTSTPYDDNKGSSSSAVYEDKRQSERASSYHRSEDRHSASRSYAPPPPPRISEMAPPTQRYTSSRGRISHQSSNYRGRISTRGSGRGGGFHRMSSRSDVVMARKRTLHSLDYRRKLLGSRSRDYIQRVRMTTTKMRRSSGTTRLSGSKKESGSGTSMKDKDREMTKAINAEFSDDDEEDDDNKSNWDDDEKPHERDDEEDEEEEEKKKKDEKRKKEKQDRERQNTEDEEEKEDEVKEEDDDRKHEDDEDDGDDEERDENEKGEHGRNTGSEELPSRRDGRKFIKLTCPHCAHRSVTFKEYSLHLYSGRHSAAMRRIASQHKATLTRMRVLQRQEQRRVETRDAARGTLPSRTMFCPICKLNYRSLKAVHQLSDSHRQMKRFLTPFCRICRIQFRSPMLFETHVCSLDHIKRKSALKERMNAGNGEAEADSSGPEEDDKEVNLDNFMTLDSVGDVDEDEESTEKKKEKTENEGTNDAEKKPKSKQMIKVGAEYIKRVEVQFCELCKVYLPRSENSERAIALHCSTRSHLKRYVRDNDDKALRRQAERIHLQSSSSANATSTPNAINTTENAKSPTNSEVPSANNALLTTTTDSINTNESGSSIKTEPKLNISESEKNTKDNKNGQAEEDDDDDYPGDSGDKLWDDVDKDLGDILRETEAGGKSSDDEDSRYDRFRNSEKKIGKDKERENEKNEIDEKETVKKQEPKVKLEKIDI; encoded by the exons ATGAGTTACAGCTACATTAAATACAG CTCTAGTATGAGTTCTCGTGGCCGTGGGTTTAATTCTCGCGGAGGTAGTTCTTATAGAGGACGAGGTGGTGGTAGTGGAAATGAATGGAATAGTGGATCCACAGGAGGAAATATGTCTAGCAGAGGAGGTTACTCCTCTTCTAGAGGAGgaagatttaaatattcaacaacCAGTTATGATTCTCGTTCAAAATATAATTCTG GAGGATCTGAAAGATATTCTAGCAGAGGGGGAAGAGGTGAGCATTCGAACAGCTATAAAAGACCTAGG GATTCTTATTCTGGCAGAGATGAGCATCGATCGTCAAGCGATTCAACCCGTAAAAGGATGAGAAGTGATTCTTACCAG GGTGGAGGTAGCGGTAGCGGCTCACAGAGGTATTCTTCGTCGTACGGTGGTTCGTCAACGTCAACACCATATGACGACAATAAGGGATCATCATCCTCGGCCGTGTATGAGGACAAGAGACAGAGCGAGCGTGCCTCGTCATACCATCGCTCAGAGGACCGTCATTCAGCGTCACGGAGCTATGCACCTCCACCACCCCCTCGGATTAGCGAAATGGCACCTCCAACTCAAAGATATACCTCGAGCCGAGGGCGAATATCGCATCAAAGCTCAAACTACAGAGGTCGCATTTCCACACGCGGCAGCGGCAGAGGGGGTGGATTCCATCGCATGAGCTCTCGATCGGACGTCGTCATGGCTCGCAAGCGTACTCTGCACTCGCTCGACTATCGACGCAAGCTGCTAGGATCGCGATCGCGAGACTACATCCAGCGTGTGCGCATGACCACTACCAAAATGCGCAGGAG TAGCGGTACTACTAGGCTATCCGGAAGTAAAAAGGAGTCAGGATCAGGAACCAGCATGAAGGACAAGGATAGAGAGATGACCAAAGCTATTAACGCTGAATTTTCCGATGACGATGAAGAAGATGatgataacaagagtaattgggaTGATGATGAAAAG CCACATGAACGTGACGATGAAGAAGATGAAGAGGaggaagagaaaaagaaaaaagatgagaaaagaaagaaagagaaacaAGATCGGGAAAGGCAAAATACTGAAGAcgaagaagaaaaggaagatgAGGTGAAAGAAGAAGATGATGATCGAAAGCATgag GATGATGAAGACGATGGTGATGACGAAGAAAGGGACGAAAATGAAAAAGGAGAGCATGGTAGAAATACTGGTTCTGAAGAATTGCCTAGTAGAAGGGACGGAAGGAAGTTCATTAAATTAACTTGCCCACACTGTGCTCACAGGAGTGTTACTTTCAAAGAGTACTCGCTACATTTGTACTCCGGTCGCCACAGTGCTGCGATGAGGCGAATCGCTTCTCAACATAAAGCCACTCTGACTCGTATGCGAGTCTTGCAACGACAAGAGCAACGACGCGTGGAGACACGTGATGCAGCGCGTGGTACTTTACCTTCTCGTACCATGTTCTGTCCCATTTGCAAGCTTAACTATCGCTCTCTTAAAGCTGTGCATCAACTATCAGACTCTCATCGTCAAATGAAGAGATTCCTCACTCCATTTTGCCGTATCTGTCGTATCCAATTTCGATCGCCAATGTTGTTTGAAACTCACGTGTGCTCTTTGGATCACATTAAG AGGAAAAGCGCGTTAAAGGAAAGAATGAACGCCGGCAATGGTGAAGCTGAAGCTGATTCAAGCGGACCCGAAGAAGATGACAAGGAAGTTAATCTCGATAATTTCATGACTTTGGACTCTGTGGGTGATGTTGACG AAGATGAAGAGTCGactgaaaaaaagaaagaaaaaacggAAAACGAGGGTACAAATGATGCGGAAAAGAAACCGAAGAGCAAGCAGATGATCAAGGTTGGAGCGGAATACATAAAACGTGTTGAAGTACAATTCTGCGAATTATGTAAGGTATATCTGCCGCGTAGTGAAAATAGCGAAAGGGCGATAGCACTCCATTGTTCAACAAGAAGTCACCTCAAACG GTATGTGCGAGATAATGACGATAAAGCATTACGTAGACAAGCAGAGAGAATACATTTACAATCATCGTCATCTGCCAATGCTACTTCTACACCAAATGCCATTAATACTACGGAGAACGCTAAATCTCCAACTAATTCTGAAGTACCATCTGCAAACAATGCATTATTGACAACCACAACTGATAGTATTAATACTAACGAATCTGGTTCTTCGATAAAAACTGAGCCAAAATTAAATATATCTGAATCAGAGAAGAATACGAAGGATAACAAAAATGGGCAGGCTGAAGAAGATGATGACGACGATTATCCAGGTGACAGTGGCGATAAATTGTGGGACGATGTTGACAAAGATTTAGGGGATATTTTAAGAGAAACAGAGGCAGGTGGTAAATCAAGCGATGATGAAGATTCTCGTTACGATCGTTTCCGTAATTCAGAAAAGAAAATTGGGAAGGATAAAGAGAGGGAGAATGAGAAAAATGAAATAGATGAAAAAGAAACCGTAAAGAAGCAAGAGCCAAAAGTAAAACTTGAAAAGATAGATATCTAA
- the LOC143188988 gene encoding uncharacterized protein LOC143188988 isoform X3: MSSRGRGFNSRGGSSYRGRGGGSGNEWNSGSTGGNMSSRGGYSSSRGGRFKYSTTSYDSRSKYNSGGSERYSSRGGRGEHSNSYKRPRDSYSGRDEHRSSSDSTRKRMRSDSYQGGGSGSGSQRYSSSYGGSSTSTPYDDNKGSSSSAVYEDKRQSERASSYHRSEDRHSASRSYAPPPPPRISEMAPPTQRYTSSRGRISHQSSNYRGRISTRGSGRGGGFHRMSSRSDVVMARKRTLHSLDYRRKLLGSRSRDYIQRVRMTTTKMRRSSGTTRLSGSKKESGSGTSMKDKDREMTKAINAEFSDDDEEDDDNKSNWDDDEKPHERDDEEDEEEEEKKKKDEKRKKEKQDRERQNTEDEEEKEDEVKEEDDDRKHEDDEDDGDDEERDENEKGEHGRNTGSEELPSRRDGRKFIKLTCPHCAHRSVTFKEYSLHLYSGRHSAAMRRIASQHKATLTRMRVLQRQEQRRVETRDAARGTLPSRTMFCPICKLNYRSLKAVHQLSDSHRQMKRFLTPFCRICRIQFRSPMLFETHVCSLDHIKRKSALKERMNAGNGEAEADSSGPEEDDKEVNLDNFMTLDSVGDVDAEDEESTEKKKEKTENEGTNDAEKKPKSKQMIKVGAEYIKRVEVQFCELCKVYLPRSENSERAIALHCSTRSHLKRYVRDNDDKALRRQAERIHLQSSSSANATSTPNAINTTENAKSPTNSEVPSANNALLTTTTDSINTNESGSSIKTEPKLNISESEKNTKDNKNGQAEEDDDDDYPGDSGDKLWDDVDKDLGDILRETEAGGKSSDDEDSRYDRFRNSEKKIGKDKERENEKNEIDEKETVKKQEPKVKLEKIDI, encoded by the exons ATGAGTTCTCGTGGCCGTGGGTTTAATTCTCGCGGAGGTAGTTCTTATAGAGGACGAGGTGGTGGTAGTGGAAATGAATGGAATAGTGGATCCACAGGAGGAAATATGTCTAGCAGAGGAGGTTACTCCTCTTCTAGAGGAGgaagatttaaatattcaacaacCAGTTATGATTCTCGTTCAAAATATAATTCTG GAGGATCTGAAAGATATTCTAGCAGAGGGGGAAGAGGTGAGCATTCGAACAGCTATAAAAGACCTAGG GATTCTTATTCTGGCAGAGATGAGCATCGATCGTCAAGCGATTCAACCCGTAAAAGGATGAGAAGTGATTCTTACCAG GGTGGAGGTAGCGGTAGCGGCTCACAGAGGTATTCTTCGTCGTACGGTGGTTCGTCAACGTCAACACCATATGACGACAATAAGGGATCATCATCCTCGGCCGTGTATGAGGACAAGAGACAGAGCGAGCGTGCCTCGTCATACCATCGCTCAGAGGACCGTCATTCAGCGTCACGGAGCTATGCACCTCCACCACCCCCTCGGATTAGCGAAATGGCACCTCCAACTCAAAGATATACCTCGAGCCGAGGGCGAATATCGCATCAAAGCTCAAACTACAGAGGTCGCATTTCCACACGCGGCAGCGGCAGAGGGGGTGGATTCCATCGCATGAGCTCTCGATCGGACGTCGTCATGGCTCGCAAGCGTACTCTGCACTCGCTCGACTATCGACGCAAGCTGCTAGGATCGCGATCGCGAGACTACATCCAGCGTGTGCGCATGACCACTACCAAAATGCGCAGGAG TAGCGGTACTACTAGGCTATCCGGAAGTAAAAAGGAGTCAGGATCAGGAACCAGCATGAAGGACAAGGATAGAGAGATGACCAAAGCTATTAACGCTGAATTTTCCGATGACGATGAAGAAGATGatgataacaagagtaattgggaTGATGATGAAAAG CCACATGAACGTGACGATGAAGAAGATGAAGAGGaggaagagaaaaagaaaaaagatgagaaaagaaagaaagagaaacaAGATCGGGAAAGGCAAAATACTGAAGAcgaagaagaaaaggaagatgAGGTGAAAGAAGAAGATGATGATCGAAAGCATgag GATGATGAAGACGATGGTGATGACGAAGAAAGGGACGAAAATGAAAAAGGAGAGCATGGTAGAAATACTGGTTCTGAAGAATTGCCTAGTAGAAGGGACGGAAGGAAGTTCATTAAATTAACTTGCCCACACTGTGCTCACAGGAGTGTTACTTTCAAAGAGTACTCGCTACATTTGTACTCCGGTCGCCACAGTGCTGCGATGAGGCGAATCGCTTCTCAACATAAAGCCACTCTGACTCGTATGCGAGTCTTGCAACGACAAGAGCAACGACGCGTGGAGACACGTGATGCAGCGCGTGGTACTTTACCTTCTCGTACCATGTTCTGTCCCATTTGCAAGCTTAACTATCGCTCTCTTAAAGCTGTGCATCAACTATCAGACTCTCATCGTCAAATGAAGAGATTCCTCACTCCATTTTGCCGTATCTGTCGTATCCAATTTCGATCGCCAATGTTGTTTGAAACTCACGTGTGCTCTTTGGATCACATTAAG AGGAAAAGCGCGTTAAAGGAAAGAATGAACGCCGGCAATGGTGAAGCTGAAGCTGATTCAAGCGGACCCGAAGAAGATGACAAGGAAGTTAATCTCGATAATTTCATGACTTTGGACTCTGTGGGTGATGTTGACG CAGAAGATGAAGAGTCGactgaaaaaaagaaagaaaaaacggAAAACGAGGGTACAAATGATGCGGAAAAGAAACCGAAGAGCAAGCAGATGATCAAGGTTGGAGCGGAATACATAAAACGTGTTGAAGTACAATTCTGCGAATTATGTAAGGTATATCTGCCGCGTAGTGAAAATAGCGAAAGGGCGATAGCACTCCATTGTTCAACAAGAAGTCACCTCAAACG GTATGTGCGAGATAATGACGATAAAGCATTACGTAGACAAGCAGAGAGAATACATTTACAATCATCGTCATCTGCCAATGCTACTTCTACACCAAATGCCATTAATACTACGGAGAACGCTAAATCTCCAACTAATTCTGAAGTACCATCTGCAAACAATGCATTATTGACAACCACAACTGATAGTATTAATACTAACGAATCTGGTTCTTCGATAAAAACTGAGCCAAAATTAAATATATCTGAATCAGAGAAGAATACGAAGGATAACAAAAATGGGCAGGCTGAAGAAGATGATGACGACGATTATCCAGGTGACAGTGGCGATAAATTGTGGGACGATGTTGACAAAGATTTAGGGGATATTTTAAGAGAAACAGAGGCAGGTGGTAAATCAAGCGATGATGAAGATTCTCGTTACGATCGTTTCCGTAATTCAGAAAAGAAAATTGGGAAGGATAAAGAGAGGGAGAATGAGAAAAATGAAATAGATGAAAAAGAAACCGTAAAGAAGCAAGAGCCAAAAGTAAAACTTGAAAAGATAGATATCTAA
- the LOC143176989 gene encoding uncharacterized protein LOC143176989 has protein sequence MANTSSMLSIGQYYDICPEDITTNCTNVSVSNIEISCPDSKNSEELQCFVCDAKIQGRHYALATCRTQTSRSRVIEKLGELVGERYMVVISEDDVICRSCANLINTLDRLESEMCNLRDNVLRFLEQKYSLEKGELLGNNEKQKRSQPPQITKCNNQIATSCQGKKRDITLSSHINEKTKNKKNNVWLQCDKCQYTTPHNSFVAHHNRDQIKQKIFCDKCGVYFFENKQDLHNCNLKEHSNEQTGIEDEQAESSMKDLSDTIMNIPILDKTMQQNVPLMTIQTYSESQIPNHSNSIPIIRLSNSDNLPIQHILTSDSTPATGQSIYVRVLQPVEINESSNSAIMTMPNSDTDIAIKLKDNSGKQILTLTEDGNLEMTEVTCWNDLQSSEPQSNITFNNLN, from the exons ATGGCAAATACATCTTCAATGTTGTCGATAGGACAGTATTATGACATTTGTCCTGAAGATATTACTACTAATTGTACAAACGTATCTGTTTCCAACATCGAGATTAGTTGTCCCGATTCGAAAAATTCGGAAGAGTTGCAATGTTTTGTATGCGATGCAAAAATCCAAGGGCGTCATTATGCATTGGCCACTTGTAGGACACAAACATCAAGATCTAGAGTAATAGAAAAACTTGGGGAATTAGTTGGCGAAAG ATACATGGTAGTAATATCAGAAGATGATGTAATTTGTAGAAGTTGTGCCAATCTTATTAACACGCTTGATAGACTGGAATCTGAGATGTGTAATTTGCGAGATAATGTTCTCAGATTCTTAGAACAAAAATATTCTTTGGAAAAGGGAGAACTCCTTGGCAATAATGAAAAGCAAAAACGTTCACAACCACCACAGATTACAAAATGCAATAatcaaatagcaaccagttgtcaggGTAAAAAAAGGGACATCACTTTATCTTCTCACATTAATGAAAAGACtaagaataaaaagaataatgttTGGTTGCAATGTGATAAGTGTCAATACACAACACCTCATAATTCATTTGTTGCACATCATAACAGAGATcagataaaacagaaaatattttgTGATAAATGTGGTGTATATTTCTTTGAAAATAAGCAAGATTTGCACAACTGCAATTTGAAAGAACATTCAAATGAACAAACTGGAATTGAAGATGAGCAAGCAG aATCTTCTATGAAAGATCTTAGTGACACTATAATGAACATTCCAATTTTGGATAAAACAATGCAACAAAATGTACCACTTATGACCATTCAAACATATTCAGAATCACAAATTCCAAATCATAGTAACAGTATTCCTATAATAAGATTATCCAATTCAGACAATCTaccaatacaacatattttaacTTCTG ATAGTACGCCTGCAACTGGTCAATCAATATATGTACGCGTTTTACAACCTGTAGAAATTAACGAGTCATCGAATTCTGCAATAATGACAATGCCAAACTCTGACACAGACATAGCAATAAAGCTCAAAGATAATTCAGGGAAACAAATTTTAACACTGACAGAAGATggaaatttagaaatgaccgaaGTGACTTGCTGGAACGATTTACAATCGTCGGAGCCGCAATCTAACATAACATTCAATAATTTAAactaa
- the LOC143177090 gene encoding uncharacterized protein LOC143177090, whose translation MEEFNCDIAQALQNRDFSVLQKLASYCCNFRGKVAAKVEEAAAYEIECIEKRTSNINKIAELQQEIENLKSEIDATKLNQKIIDKKILNAVKQQDKLKEEVEDAKLKRDNLSLEMVDLQQEYEKRKENKLKNNDALKRACLIYKQYLGIHIQLIDNTDNRQIRVSFFVNAGVKKETYFVDLCNSDSQWRVEQIQPVLKQEYLNDFKGIVDFSKNSEVLDVTVFLCKLRHIFIKYYLNTK comes from the exons ATGGAAGAATTTAATTGTGATATTGCACAGGCTCTTCAGAACAGAGACTTTTCTGTGTTACAAAAGTTAGCGTCGTATTGTTGCAACTTTCGTGGGAAAGTTGCCGCCAAAGTCGAAGAAGCAGCTGCTTACGAAATAG AGTGTATAGAAAAAAgaacttcaaatatcaataaaatagcagaattgcaacaagagattgaaaatttaaagtctgaaattgatgccaCAAAATTAAACCAGAAGATAATAGATAAAAAGATCTTAAATGCTGTTAAACAGCAAGATAAGTTGAAGGAAGAAGTTGAGGATGCAAAATTAAAGAGGGATAATTTGTCTCTTGAAATGGTTGATTTGCAACaag AGTACGAAAAAAGGAAAGAGAATAAATTAAAGAATAATGATGCTCTTAAACGTGCTTGTTTGATTTACAAACAATATTTAGGAATTCATATACAATTAATTGATAATACCGATAACAGACAAATAAGGGTATCATTTTTTGTTAATGCTGGTGTAAAAAAAGAAACATATTTTGTAGATTTATGTAATTCTGATTCTCAATGGAGAG TGGAACAAATTCAACCAGTGCTCAAACAAGAATATTTGAATGATTTTAAAGGAATTGTGGACTTCTCTAAGAACTCAGAAGTTTTAGACGTGACTGTGTTTCTTTGTAAATTGaggcatatttttataaaatattacttaaatacaaaataa